A stretch of the Methylacidiphilum caldifontis genome encodes the following:
- the argF gene encoding ornithine carbamoyltransferase — MKTLRHFLSINDMSEEEARVIFKKAEELKAKRGKEQQSYLGSQTWALLFKKPSTRTRLSFEVAVRELGGEALFLNSQDLQLSRGESIEDTAHVLGRMVHGLIIRTYDQKEVELFATYGNIPVINALTDDEHPCQVLSDIFSFEEKRGSIKGKKIAFIGDGCCNVAKSWALAAEKFGFSLWIGSPLEYFSPVKNAFVKNTTSVEEAARNAALLYTDVWISMGKEEEKTKRQKLFSQYRIDRYALSLASKDALVFHCLPAYRDQEISSEIFDERKEEIYTQAENRLHVQKALLAWIVGKI; from the coding sequence ATGAAAACATTACGCCATTTTCTTTCTATAAATGATATGAGCGAGGAAGAAGCACGGGTCATTTTTAAAAAAGCCGAAGAGCTAAAGGCAAAAAGGGGTAAAGAGCAGCAAAGCTACCTTGGTTCCCAGACATGGGCATTGCTTTTCAAAAAGCCTTCCACCCGAACGCGATTATCTTTTGAAGTAGCAGTCAGGGAGCTTGGAGGAGAAGCTCTCTTTCTCAATAGCCAGGATCTTCAACTCTCACGGGGGGAGTCGATTGAAGACACAGCCCATGTTTTAGGAAGAATGGTCCATGGTTTGATTATCAGGACATATGATCAAAAAGAAGTAGAACTTTTCGCTACCTATGGCAATATTCCTGTTATTAATGCCCTTACTGATGATGAACATCCATGCCAAGTTCTTTCAGACATTTTTTCTTTCGAAGAAAAAAGAGGATCTATAAAAGGTAAAAAAATCGCTTTCATTGGTGATGGGTGTTGCAACGTTGCCAAGTCTTGGGCTTTAGCAGCTGAAAAATTCGGTTTTTCCCTCTGGATTGGTTCTCCTCTTGAATATTTTTCCCCGGTAAAGAATGCCTTTGTCAAAAATACTACCTCCGTTGAAGAAGCTGCTCGAAATGCTGCTCTTCTCTATACCGATGTTTGGATTTCCATGGGAAAAGAAGAGGAAAAAACCAAAAGACAGAAACTTTTTTCTCAATACAGGATTGATCGTTATGCCTTAAGTTTGGCTTCTAAAGATGCCCTTGTGTTTCATTGCTTGCCCGCTTATCGGGATCAGGAGATTTCTTCTGAAATATTCGATGAAAGAAAAGAAGAGATCTATACCCAAGCAGAAAACAGGCTCCATGTCCAGAAAGCTCTTTTGGCTTGGATTGTTGGAAAAATTTAA
- a CDS encoding cyclase family protein, which translates to MRVSFPASLHFRTLIDLSYPLDFHFPIFPGQEPVGQVSLRVTKEDGYASNRWDMPEHWGTHLDAPLHYSKGGKTVADIALSELFCPLAVINITNRAATDPDTEVSLEDILSWEREHGLIPEKCVVIMYSGWGKWVYNPQFYNKKEDGLLHFPGFSVEAVQFLINAREISGIGVDTLSIDRGKSQDYPVHKTLFAAGKWALECLHNVQDLPPAGAWILVGPIPLKGATGFPARVFGLIP; encoded by the coding sequence ATGAGAGTTTCTTTTCCTGCTTCATTGCATTTTCGCACTCTCATAGATTTGAGCTATCCACTTGATTTTCATTTCCCTATTTTTCCAGGTCAGGAGCCCGTAGGTCAAGTTTCCCTGCGTGTTACTAAAGAAGATGGGTATGCTTCAAACCGGTGGGATATGCCCGAGCATTGGGGAACCCATTTAGATGCCCCCTTACACTATTCAAAAGGGGGGAAAACGGTAGCAGACATTGCTCTTTCAGAGCTTTTTTGTCCCCTTGCGGTCATTAACATTACAAATCGAGCCGCTACTGACCCGGATACTGAAGTTAGCCTTGAAGATATTCTTTCTTGGGAAAGAGAACATGGATTAATCCCAGAAAAATGCGTAGTCATAATGTATAGTGGATGGGGAAAATGGGTGTATAACCCTCAGTTTTATAATAAAAAAGAAGATGGACTTCTCCATTTTCCAGGTTTTTCTGTTGAAGCTGTCCAGTTCCTGATCAACGCACGGGAGATTTCCGGCATAGGCGTCGATACCCTTTCTATCGATCGTGGGAAAAGCCAGGACTACCCTGTGCATAAAACCCTTTTTGCAGCAGGCAAATGGGCATTAGAATGCCTGCACAACGTTCAAGATCTCCCTCCTGCAGGAGCTTGGATTCTTGTTGGGCCTATACCCCTCAAAGGAGCCACGGGTTTCCCCGCAAGAGTATTTGGTTTAATTCCTTAA
- a CDS encoding aspartate aminotransferase family protein, producing the protein MQEFNAVQQVIEEYKINIVPSYRKFPVVVDHAEGSYLWDTDGKRYLDFTGGIAVNVLGHAHLATRNALAQQAAKIIHCSNLFYHLPALKLAQKIVGHIGRGKVFFSNSGAEANECLFKVARRYGEKTGRFEILSFEDSFHGRTLAGIAATGQHKVKKDFGPLCPGFRTIVKGDVKDFLNSLSDNTVALIVEPIQGESGIHIFSPGYLLEIRRICKERDILFFIDEIQSGIWRTGHFLAWQSLVSTVIEKQSVFPDGVSLAKGLGGGFPIGVSWISESYSDILEEGSHGSTFGGSPLACAVALAVIEEIEKNDLGRHVFEIGNYLLCSLKIFENKPNSLLKEIRGIGGMIGLELAVPSFNAAENLIKKGLLVAPASGNTIRLLPPLNVSLEEAEEARNILEDFLLSKL; encoded by the coding sequence ATGCAAGAGTTTAACGCAGTACAGCAGGTCATAGAGGAATACAAAATTAACATTGTTCCCTCATACCGTAAGTTTCCAGTAGTTGTTGATCATGCCGAGGGCAGTTATCTTTGGGATACAGATGGGAAACGGTACCTGGATTTTACGGGGGGAATTGCTGTTAACGTTCTTGGTCATGCCCATCTGGCTACCAGGAATGCTTTGGCTCAGCAGGCGGCAAAGATAATCCATTGTTCCAATTTGTTTTATCACCTTCCAGCTCTGAAGCTGGCACAAAAAATTGTTGGTCATATAGGCAGAGGGAAAGTTTTTTTTTCAAACAGTGGCGCTGAAGCCAACGAGTGTCTTTTTAAAGTAGCCCGACGGTATGGCGAGAAAACAGGACGGTTTGAGATCCTTTCTTTTGAAGACTCTTTTCATGGCCGTACTCTTGCAGGAATTGCTGCCACTGGCCAGCACAAAGTCAAAAAAGACTTTGGTCCTCTCTGTCCTGGATTTAGGACCATAGTTAAAGGGGATGTGAAAGATTTCCTGAACAGTCTGTCAGATAACACGGTGGCGCTTATTGTAGAACCAATCCAGGGAGAAAGTGGCATTCATATTTTTTCTCCAGGTTATCTTTTGGAAATAAGAAGGATTTGCAAAGAAAGGGATATCCTCTTTTTTATCGATGAAATACAATCTGGAATATGGCGAACTGGCCATTTCCTTGCTTGGCAAAGCTTAGTCTCAACAGTTATAGAAAAGCAATCTGTTTTCCCCGATGGGGTATCCCTGGCTAAAGGATTGGGAGGAGGTTTCCCTATTGGAGTGAGCTGGATTAGTGAAAGCTACAGCGATATTCTTGAGGAAGGCTCCCATGGCTCAACCTTTGGTGGATCTCCTTTAGCTTGTGCTGTAGCTTTAGCCGTTATTGAAGAGATCGAAAAAAATGATCTAGGTAGGCATGTCTTTGAAATAGGAAACTATCTGTTATGTTCTCTAAAAATTTTTGAAAATAAGCCTAATAGCCTCCTTAAAGAAATAAGAGGAATAGGAGGGATGATCGGTTTGGAACTTGCTGTGCCCTCTTTTAATGCAGCAGAAAATTTGATAAAGAAAGGTCTTCTTGTTGCTCCAGCCAGTGGCAACACCATCAGGCTTTTGCCTCCGCTTAACGTGAGCCTTGAAGAGGCAGAAGAGGCCAGGAATATATTAGAGGATTTTTTGCTTTCTAAATTGTAA